The following coding sequences lie in one Corynebacterium humireducens NBRC 106098 = DSM 45392 genomic window:
- a CDS encoding HNH endonuclease signature motif containing protein translates to MDIVAAMEALRGVTVLEAIASGHLTRQRIVSLGFRDAGAWILLAEVFLGPTRHRKLQAQALDAAREGGLSLDALRVVDKHTRKLLPGAAVTEWELRAELCHLRGTVDEIDRAASARVRDLNRTVPDAENKAFAGRALKGGKNTDARGLRTATITLPERHMTAFLGRLLPTARRLRRDNPRLTYEQAMADALLAGGTGPSGPTPPVPLVVVPVPEWAQVLRREKDDTIFGLTDGTTMTGRELVEQVTAEHHYVGVYHPVEGPVDLYRSERTASPKQQKLLAAETLLCPTPVCTTSADDSQVHHLKAWKQGGNTNVAEMTIACQVHNARNDDDPDAPPRNGRLEREPGGVVFHPPDGGPPQRNRHPLRELSAMGLIAAGRA, encoded by the coding sequence ATGGACATTGTCGCCGCGATGGAGGCCCTGCGGGGCGTGACGGTGCTGGAGGCCATCGCCTCCGGACACCTCACCCGGCAACGCATCGTCAGCCTCGGCTTCCGCGACGCCGGCGCCTGGATCCTTTTGGCCGAGGTGTTTCTCGGACCCACCCGACACCGGAAGCTGCAGGCCCAGGCCCTCGACGCGGCGCGGGAGGGCGGGCTGTCGCTGGATGCGCTGCGGGTCGTCGACAAGCACACCCGCAAACTCCTGCCCGGCGCCGCCGTCACCGAATGGGAACTCCGCGCCGAACTCTGCCACCTGCGCGGCACCGTCGACGAGATCGACCGGGCGGCCTCCGCCCGCGTCCGCGACCTCAACCGCACCGTGCCCGACGCGGAGAACAAGGCCTTCGCCGGACGCGCACTCAAGGGCGGCAAGAACACCGACGCCCGCGGCCTCCGCACCGCCACCATCACCCTGCCCGAACGGCACATGACCGCCTTCCTCGGCCGCCTCCTGCCCACCGCCCGCCGCCTCCGCCGCGACAACCCGAGACTCACCTACGAACAGGCGATGGCCGACGCCCTCCTTGCAGGTGGTACAGGCCCCAGTGGCCCGACCCCGCCGGTCCCCCTCGTCGTCGTCCCCGTCCCCGAGTGGGCGCAGGTCCTGCGCCGCGAAAAGGACGACACCATCTTCGGCCTCACCGACGGCACGACCATGACGGGCAGGGAACTAGTCGAGCAGGTCACCGCCGAACACCACTACGTCGGCGTCTACCACCCCGTGGAAGGCCCGGTGGACCTCTACCGCTCCGAGCGCACCGCCAGCCCCAAGCAGCAGAAACTCCTCGCCGCGGAGACCCTGCTGTGCCCCACCCCCGTGTGCACCACCTCCGCCGACGACTCCCAGGTCCACCACCTCAAGGCATGGAAGCAGGGCGGCAACACCAACGTGGCCGAGATGACCATCGCCTGTCAGGTACACAACGCCCGCAACGACGACGACCCCGACGCCCCGCCCCGCAACGGACGCCTGGAACGAGAACCCGGCGGGGTGGTGTTCCACCCACCCGACGGCGGGCCGCCGCAACGGAACAGACACCCGCTGCGGGAACTGTCGGCGATGGGACTCATCGCCGCCGGGCGGGCCTGA
- the nadA gene encoding quinolinate synthase NadA codes for MPVVWDTWPHTTGIQGEEVAQKLSPLASPLLDKVTEGPTGWTGVEADEEWAAEVRRLAAERNAVILAHNYQLPEIQDIAHFTGDSLGLSRIAADTDADVIIFCGVHFMAESAKILSPEKTVIIPDERAGCSLADSITAEQLAEWKAEHPDALVVSYVNTTADVKALTDVCCTSSNAVDIVKSLPADREILFNPDQFLGAHVKRETGRDNIRIWAGECHVHAGISGPDLVAKTEEHPGADLYIHPECGCANSAIYLAGEGLVDEERVHMLSTGQMLDEAKNQQTGTVLVATEIGMLHQLRQTAPEIDFEPVNERASCSYMKMITPAALLRALALGVDEVDVPKETADAARESLERMIAVGQSGLGE; via the coding sequence ATGCCCGTTGTCTGGGATACTTGGCCCCACACAACGGGAATCCAAGGAGAAGAAGTGGCCCAGAAGCTGTCCCCGCTCGCATCCCCCCTGCTCGACAAGGTCACCGAAGGCCCCACCGGCTGGACCGGTGTCGAGGCCGACGAGGAGTGGGCGGCCGAGGTCAGGCGCCTCGCCGCCGAACGCAACGCCGTCATCCTCGCCCACAACTACCAGCTCCCCGAGATCCAGGACATCGCCCACTTCACCGGCGACTCCCTCGGCCTGTCACGCATCGCCGCCGACACCGACGCCGACGTCATCATCTTCTGCGGCGTCCACTTCATGGCCGAGTCCGCGAAGATCCTCTCCCCCGAGAAGACCGTCATCATCCCCGACGAGCGCGCCGGCTGCTCCCTGGCTGACTCCATCACCGCCGAGCAGCTCGCCGAGTGGAAGGCCGAGCACCCCGACGCCCTCGTCGTCTCCTACGTCAACACCACCGCCGACGTGAAGGCGCTCACCGACGTGTGCTGCACCTCCTCGAACGCCGTCGACATCGTGAAGTCGCTGCCCGCCGACAGGGAGATCCTGTTCAACCCGGACCAGTTCCTCGGCGCCCACGTCAAGCGCGAGACCGGCCGCGACAACATCCGCATCTGGGCCGGCGAGTGCCACGTCCACGCCGGCATCTCCGGTCCGGATCTGGTGGCCAAGACGGAGGAGCACCCGGGTGCGGACCTCTACATCCACCCCGAGTGCGGCTGCGCCAACTCCGCCATCTACCTCGCCGGTGAGGGTCTGGTCGACGAGGAGCGCGTCCACATGCTCTCCACCGGCCAGATGCTCGACGAGGCGAAGAACCAGCAGACCGGCACCGTCCTGGTCGCCACCGAGATCGGCATGCTGCACCAGCTGCGTCAGACCGCCCCGGAGATCGACTTCGAGCCGGTCAACGAGCGTGCCTCCTGCTCCTACATGAAGATGATCACCCCGGCCGCCCTGCTGCGCGCGCTGGCCCTGGGTGTCGACGAGGTGGACGTGCCGAAGGAGACCGCCGACGCGGCCCGCGAATCGCTCGAGCGCATGATCGCCGTCGGTCAGTCGGGGCTGGGCGAGTAG
- a CDS encoding amino acid permease, giving the protein MTSPRIHTVTVWSLVALIIGSTVGSGIFSLPQNAASAAGPGAALIGWAISAVGMLSIAFVFQILAVRRPHLDSGVYSYVRAGLGDYIGFTSGWGYWLGSVIAQVGYATLFFNTLGHYVPGIGPDHPVATALAVSALTWVIFAGLSRGIRQAAFMNAVTTVAKLLPIAAFILLVAFLGFSWDRFTADFWGGGPVFGQVQGIMLFTVWVFIGIEGASVYSKQARTRADVGRATIIGFLTVLALLMSVSMLSYGVLTREELAALPDNSMAAVLEAVVGPWGGALISLGLCLSVLGAYVSWQMLCAEPLALMAYDGLLPRRFGSINRAGAPWAAQLLSTVVIQITVIIFFLNETAYISMVQLATVLYLVPYLFSALYLVLLTVRGRGVAHPHAGVLFDDSGPTPSPADNRRHLAVGLLALTYAAWLFYAADLTFVLFGALAVLPGLLPYVWTRLQANEKVFNRFEAVVVAVLVGAGAVAVWGLAQGTLSL; this is encoded by the coding sequence GTGACATCACCCCGTATCCATACAGTGACAGTGTGGTCGCTGGTGGCCCTCATCATCGGGTCCACCGTCGGCTCCGGCATCTTCTCGCTGCCACAGAACGCGGCCTCCGCGGCCGGGCCCGGTGCCGCACTCATCGGCTGGGCGATCTCCGCGGTCGGCATGCTGTCGATAGCGTTCGTCTTCCAGATCCTCGCCGTCCGCCGCCCCCACCTCGACTCCGGCGTCTACTCCTACGTCCGCGCGGGCCTCGGTGACTACATCGGCTTCACCTCCGGCTGGGGCTACTGGCTCGGCTCCGTCATCGCCCAGGTCGGCTACGCCACCCTCTTCTTCAACACCCTCGGCCACTACGTCCCCGGCATCGGGCCGGACCACCCCGTCGCCACCGCCCTGGCCGTCTCCGCCCTCACCTGGGTGATCTTCGCCGGCCTGTCGAGGGGGATCCGCCAGGCGGCGTTCATGAACGCCGTCACCACGGTGGCGAAACTCCTCCCCATCGCCGCGTTCATCCTGCTCGTCGCCTTCCTCGGCTTCAGCTGGGACCGTTTCACCGCGGACTTCTGGGGCGGGGGGCCCGTCTTCGGGCAGGTGCAGGGGATCATGCTGTTCACCGTGTGGGTGTTCATCGGCATCGAGGGGGCGTCGGTGTACTCCAAGCAGGCGCGCACGCGTGCCGACGTCGGCCGCGCCACCATCATCGGCTTCCTCACCGTCCTCGCGCTGCTCATGTCGGTGTCGATGCTCTCCTACGGTGTCCTCACCCGGGAGGAGCTGGCCGCCCTGCCCGACAACTCGATGGCCGCCGTCCTCGAGGCCGTCGTCGGCCCCTGGGGCGGGGCGCTGATCTCCCTCGGCCTGTGCCTGTCGGTGCTCGGCGCCTACGTGTCGTGGCAGATGCTGTGCGCCGAACCGCTTGCCCTCATGGCCTACGACGGGCTGCTGCCGCGCCGTTTCGGCAGCATCAACCGCGCGGGCGCCCCCTGGGCGGCGCAGCTGCTGTCGACGGTGGTCATCCAGATCACCGTGATCATCTTCTTCCTCAACGAGACCGCCTACATCTCGATGGTGCAGCTCGCGACGGTCCTCTACCTCGTCCCCTACCTCTTCTCCGCCCTCTACCTCGTGCTGCTCACCGTCCGCGGGCGCGGCGTCGCCCACCCCCACGCCGGCGTGCTTTTCGACGACAGCGGCCCCACCCCCTCCCCCGCCGACAACCGCCGCCACCTCGCCGTCGGCCTGCTGGCCCTCACCTACGCCGCCTGGCTCTTCTACGCCGCGGACCTCACCTTCGTCCTCTTCGGCGCCCTCGCGGTGCTGCCCGGCCTCCTCCCCTACGTGTGGACCCGCCTCCAGGCCAACGAGAAGGTCTTCAACCGTTTCGAGGCGGTCGTCGTCGCAGTGTTGGTCGGGGCCGGAGCTGTCGCCGTGTGGGGACTGGCCCAGGGCACCCTCAGCCTCTGA
- a CDS encoding MazG nucleotide pyrophosphohydrolase domain-containing protein, with protein sequence MTVLLLDDRWPTLIPLEAFGRLGGPLEFTDEVPVSVRWNIDKLVAAEGEGVLVSTNGFDPRVLRRVRAGDEVIVAESRRDPVRHAVQAMQRACSIGEWESGQTHRSLLPYLAEEAQEFADQVVEWESDGDEQALLRELGDVLLQVLFHAEIASRRSAFDFADVAASFVGKLQVRSPYLFDGTDRVVPVEEQERLWALGKAQEKTRGNEIPPGL encoded by the coding sequence ATGACTGTCCTGCTTCTCGACGACCGGTGGCCCACCCTCATCCCCCTGGAGGCTTTCGGGCGGCTCGGCGGTCCGCTGGAGTTCACGGACGAGGTGCCGGTGAGTGTGCGGTGGAACATCGACAAGCTGGTCGCCGCCGAGGGGGAGGGGGTCCTGGTGAGCACGAACGGCTTCGACCCCCGGGTGCTCCGGCGGGTGCGCGCCGGTGACGAGGTCATCGTCGCGGAGTCCCGGAGGGATCCGGTGCGGCACGCGGTGCAGGCGATGCAGCGGGCCTGTTCGATCGGGGAGTGGGAGTCGGGGCAGACGCACCGTTCCCTGCTGCCGTACCTGGCGGAGGAGGCGCAGGAGTTCGCCGACCAGGTCGTCGAGTGGGAGTCCGACGGTGATGAGCAGGCGCTGCTCCGTGAGCTCGGGGACGTCCTGCTGCAGGTCCTGTTCCACGCGGAGATCGCTTCCCGACGCTCCGCCTTCGACTTCGCTGACGTCGCCGCCAGCTTCGTCGGCAAGCTGCAGGTGCGTTCCCCCTATCTTTTCGACGGCACCGACCGAGTCGTGCCCGTCGAGGAGCAGGAACGCCTGTGGGCGCTGGGGAAGGCGCAGGAAAAAACCCGGGGGAACGAGATTCCCCCGGGTCTCTAG
- a CDS encoding lytic transglycosylase domain-containing protein — MSGGARRVMGCGLGVVLAIVMVISLIGWALSFLDISSPTRQLQPVPDNVPPAGAAEVPLIDVHAPGRTSDKLDFWAAPLAEKTGIPAAAIRAYGNAELIARDAWPTCRIRWNTLAGIGWVESRHGTYSGSYFNRSHINEAGFAEPKIIGIPLDGSPGFAAIPDTDGGLLDGDTEWDRAVGPMQFIPESWKRYGRDANGDGVADPHQIDDAALGAAHLLCTNGGDLSTPEGWSRAIYAYNRSEAYLIDVRDAAASYALNQPAR; from the coding sequence ATGAGTGGCGGCGCGCGACGGGTGATGGGCTGTGGCCTGGGGGTGGTTCTGGCCATCGTCATGGTCATCTCCCTGATCGGCTGGGCCCTGTCCTTCCTGGACATCTCGAGTCCCACGCGGCAGCTGCAGCCGGTGCCGGACAACGTGCCGCCGGCCGGTGCCGCGGAGGTCCCGCTCATCGACGTCCACGCGCCGGGCCGGACCTCCGACAAGCTGGACTTCTGGGCCGCGCCCCTGGCGGAGAAGACGGGCATCCCGGCGGCGGCGATCCGGGCGTACGGCAACGCCGAACTGATCGCCCGTGACGCCTGGCCGACCTGTCGCATCAGGTGGAACACCCTGGCCGGCATCGGCTGGGTGGAGTCCCGGCACGGCACGTACTCGGGTTCCTACTTCAACCGCAGCCACATCAACGAGGCCGGTTTCGCCGAGCCGAAGATCATCGGCATCCCCCTGGACGGCAGTCCGGGTTTCGCGGCGATCCCGGACACCGACGGCGGCCTCCTCGACGGTGACACCGAGTGGGACCGCGCGGTCGGGCCGATGCAGTTCATCCCGGAGTCGTGGAAGCGTTACGGCCGGGACGCCAACGGTGACGGGGTGGCTGATCCGCACCAGATCGACGACGCGGCCCTGGGGGCGGCGCACCTGCTGTGTACCAACGGTGGGGACCTCAGCACCCCGGAGGGCTGGTCCCGGGCGATCTACGCCTACAACCGTTCCGAGGCCTACCTCATCGACGTGCGTGACGCGGCCGCGTCCTATGCCCTGAACCAGCCGGCCCGGTGA
- the eno gene encoding phosphopyruvate hydratase codes for MADIIHVFAREIMDSRGNPTVEAGVVLDDGTLATAGVPSGASTGVHEAHELRDGGDRYLGKGVLKAVENVNEEIADELAGFEADDQRAIDQAMIQLDGTDNKARLGANAILGVSMAVARAAAESAGLPLYRYVGGPNAHVLPVPMMNILNGGAHADSGVDVQEFMIAPIGAETFSEALQVGAEVYHTLKSVIQEKGLSTGLGDEGGFAPSVESTRAALDLIVEAVEKAGYKLGDDVALALDVASSEFFKDGKYHFEGKELSAEEMSKVYEELINEYPIVSIEDPLQEDDWDGYVALTAAIGDKVQLVGDDFFVTNPARLKEGIAKKAANSILVKVNQIGTLTETFDAVEMAHRAGYTSMMSHRSGETEDTTIADLAVALNCGQIKTGAPARSERVAKYNQLLRIEQELGDAAVYAGRSAFPRFQK; via the coding sequence GTGGCTGACATCATTCACGTTTTCGCACGAGAGATCATGGATTCCCGTGGCAACCCGACCGTCGAGGCCGGCGTTGTGCTGGATGACGGAACCCTCGCCACCGCCGGTGTCCCCTCCGGCGCCTCCACCGGTGTCCACGAGGCACACGAGCTGCGTGACGGCGGCGACCGCTACCTGGGCAAGGGTGTCCTGAAGGCCGTCGAGAACGTCAACGAGGAGATCGCCGACGAGCTGGCCGGCTTCGAGGCCGATGACCAGCGCGCCATCGACCAGGCCATGATCCAGCTGGACGGCACCGACAACAAGGCCCGCCTGGGTGCCAACGCCATCCTGGGTGTCTCCATGGCTGTGGCCCGCGCCGCCGCCGAGTCCGCCGGCCTGCCGCTCTACCGTTACGTCGGTGGCCCGAACGCACACGTGCTGCCGGTCCCGATGATGAACATCCTCAACGGTGGCGCCCACGCCGACTCCGGCGTCGACGTCCAGGAGTTCATGATCGCCCCGATCGGTGCCGAGACCTTCTCCGAGGCTCTGCAGGTCGGCGCCGAGGTGTACCACACCCTGAAGTCCGTCATCCAGGAGAAGGGCCTGTCCACCGGCCTGGGCGACGAGGGCGGTTTCGCCCCGTCCGTCGAGTCCACCCGTGCGGCCCTGGACCTCATCGTCGAGGCCGTCGAGAAGGCCGGCTACAAGCTGGGCGACGATGTCGCCCTGGCCCTGGACGTCGCCTCCTCCGAGTTCTTCAAGGACGGCAAGTACCACTTCGAGGGCAAGGAGCTCTCCGCCGAGGAGATGTCCAAGGTCTACGAGGAGCTCATCAACGAGTACCCGATCGTCTCCATCGAGGATCCGCTGCAGGAGGACGACTGGGACGGCTACGTCGCCCTGACCGCCGCCATCGGTGACAAGGTCCAGCTGGTCGGCGACGACTTCTTCGTCACCAACCCGGCCCGCCTGAAGGAGGGCATCGCCAAGAAGGCCGCCAACTCCATCCTGGTGAAGGTCAACCAGATCGGTACCCTCACCGAGACCTTCGACGCCGTCGAGATGGCCCACCGTGCGGGCTACACCTCGATGATGTCCCACCGTTCCGGTGAGACCGAGGACACCACCATCGCCGACCTGGCTGTCGCACTGAACTGCGGCCAGATCAAGACCGGTGCCCCGGCCCGCTCCGAGCGCGTCGCCAAGTACAACCAGCTGCTGCGCATCGAGCAGGAGCTCGGCGACGCCGCCGTCTACGCCGGCCGCTCCGCCTTCCCGCGCTTCCAGAAGTAA